A window of the Brachyhypopomus gauderio isolate BG-103 chromosome 14, BGAUD_0.2, whole genome shotgun sequence genome harbors these coding sequences:
- the emilin2b gene encoding EMILIN-2, with translation MKSTYAGCVLPSSVILLLIVPLIYGTPPRYSLFQGSPYSSSIAQQRNKNWCAFVVHKNVTCAVLGTTESVVEPELAPCPTHQPDCAQRVIYRTHIRPMYKVGHKQVTELEWRCCPGYRGHDCMELKDPGLASHILQEPRPDPPPIHGQQQSVLGPEVFAGSHPWIQPGQNGQTRHFWTEGGEPGSNGGHHIGSRVSELEEEVQRLSQMVLNLQAANTNLRVDLQEDTSKIFQNFLGNLRQPQGALAGGTDSFLLPSYLPVSPMANELQEQVQDLSNTISINTNTIQQLEAKLHQLEGQVNRLTEEATAPLLPSPSTTDCPCQAYIDEQLQALRTEMLEGMDIKMADLKNACDYKMLSVKEKCEGQEESYLSLTELLESKEADLRQEIQDTKHLISAGIPNGSDVPDLQLEIQNLKNAHQSLASEVNATFTQQKAQEEEKFVQLETKTAVRCLLLEEKMRKEWAAGKEVQNKTLEGQISVAVPAVEDPQSQATDHMNGQYVAEIEKHTGTLKSEVDSLAQQVENLGNSVRVLDHTVSHQTPTNELSNRLYKLEEDCVRSQELVSRLEGVISGVDGRLTRIESLCGRMDPMSDSLLRIKDGLSKHVNGLWNCVRQLNSTVLTHSADIDTLRTKMHTTGSKQNRTASTAQYTGVRSGMEDSSVPMETSSALPASPVLESGEAGPPGTKLSSRPPQGANGSMTPVKGYAAAPGYPSSPVSIIPHILSGRTSASAPVSFSAGLTLLSSYSGEVGIIRFNKVLLNDGGHYDPKTGIFTVPTDGRYLLSAVITAPEGERAQAVLSVANRSIQRLDTSGSGGVASAGCFCGGSASASLVLDLRQGQKAGVVKMSGMLAESASAEVLSTFSAVLLYPLPAKR, from the exons atgaaGTCCACGTATGCAGGCTGTGTACTGCCATCCTCGGTGATACTTTTACTAATCGTTCCGTTAATTTATGGAACCCCGCCGAGGTACAGTTTATTCCAAGGCTCTCCGTACTCAAGCTCGATTGCACAGCAGAGGAACAA AAATTGGTGCGCCTTCGTCGTGCACAAGAACGTGACGTGTGCAGTACTGGGGACGACGGAGAGCGTCGTGGAACCCGAGCTCGCGCCTTGCCCAACGCATCAGCCTGACTGCGCGCAGCGAGTGAT ATACCGTACTCATATTAGGCCCATGTACAAGGTGGGCCACAAGCAAGTCACTGAACTGGAGTGGAGATGTTGCCCAGGTTATCGTGGTCATGACTGCATGGAGCTTAAGGATCCTGGATTGGCTTCTCACATTCTTCAAGAACCACGACCAGATCCACCACCCATCCACGGGCAGCAACAGAGTGTCCTTG GACCAGAAGTGTTCGCTGGTTCACATCCTTGGATACAGCCTGGCCAAAATGGACAAACCAGGCACTTCTGGACAGAGGGTGGAGAGCCTGGGAGTAACGGAGGACACCACATTGGTTCTAGAGTCTCGGAACTGGAGGAAGAAGTGCAGCGACTTTCTCAAATGGTCCTTAACTTGCAGGCTGCCAACACTAACCTGCGTGTGGACCTCCAAGAAGATACCAGCAAGATTTTTCAAAACTTCCTGGGAAACCTGCGACAACCTCAGGGCGCCCTGGCCGGAGGCACGGACAGCTTCCTGCTCCCTTCATACCTTCCAGTTTCTCCAATGGCGAATGAGCTCCAGGAACAGGTACAGGACCTTTCTAACACCATCAGcatcaacaccaacaccatccagCAATTGGAGGCAAAGCTTCATCAGCTTGAAGGCCAGGTGAATCGGCTAACAGAAGAGGCCACGgcccctctcctgccctcccCATCAACCACTGACTGCCCTTGCCAGGCTTACATCGATGAACAACTTCAAGCCCTCCGCACTGAGATGCTGGAAGGAATGGACATTAAGATGGCTGATTTGAAGAACGCATGCGACTACAAAATGCTCTCTGTTAAAGAGAAGTGTGAAGGCCAGGAGGAGTCCTACCTCAGTCTCACCGAGCTCCTAGAGTCCAAAGAAGCCGACCTTCGCCAGGAAATCCAGGACACGAAGCACCTTATCTCAGCAGGCATTCCGAATGGGTCAGATGTCCCAGACCTTCAGCTGGAGATCCAGAACCTGAAGAATGCACATCAGAGCCTGGCTAGTGAAGTGAATGCAACCTTCACACAGCAGAAGGCCCAAGAGGAGGAGAAGTTTGTTCAGTTGGAGACGAAGACAGCGGTGCGCTGCCTCCTCCTGGAGGAGAAAATGAGGAAGGAGTGGGCAGCAGGCAAGGAGGTGCAAAACAAAACATTGGAGGGTCAGATCAGTGTGGCTGTGCCGGCTGTAGAAGACCCACAATCGCAAGCAACAGATCACATGAACGGTCAGTATGTGGCAGAGATTGAGAAACACACAGGAACCCTGAAGAGTGAGGTGGACTCTCTGGCACAGCAGGTTGAAAATCTGGGGAACTCGGTCAGAGTGCTCGACCACACGGTCAGCCATCAAACTCCCACCAACGAGCTGTCTAACAGACTTTACAAACTGGAGGAGGATTGTGTAAGGAGCCAAGAACTGGTGAGCAGGTTGGAGGGGGTGATTTCTGGGGTCGACGGACGGTTGACCAGAATTGAAAGCCTGTGCGGCAGGATGGACCCAATGTCAGACAGTCTCCTGCGGATTAAAGATGGACTCAGCAAACACGTGAACGGCCTTTGGAACTGCGTCCGGCAGCTCAACAGCACTGTCCTCACGCACTCCGCAGACATTGACACTTTGAGAACAAAAATGCACACCACAGGGAGCAAGCAGAACAGAACCGCCAGTACAGCCCAGTACACAG gtGTTCGTAGTGGTATGGAAGATTCCAGTGTTCCCATGGAGACAAGCTCCGCCCTTCCAGCTTCTCCTGTCTTGGAGTCGGGGGAGGCGGGACCACCCGGAACCAAACTCTCCTCCCGCCCTCCTCAGGGAGCCAATGGAAGCATGACACCCGTTAAGGGATATGCTGCTGCGCCGG GCTACCCTTCCTCACCAGTCTCCATCATCCCTCACATTCTGTCAG gtcgtACGAGTGCGAGTGCTCCTGTGTCATTTTCAGCTGGCCTGACCCTCTTATCCTCTTACTCTGGAGAGGTTGGCATCATCCGCTTCAACAAAGTTCTGCTTAATGATGGCGGACACTACGACCCGAAAACAG GTATCTTTACTGTGCCCACGGATGGGCGCTACCTGCTGAGCGCTGTGATAACAGCCCCAGAGGGAGAACGAGCACAAGCGGTTCTCTCGGTAGCCAATCGCAGTATCCAGAGGCTCGACACGTCAGGCTCAGGGGGCGTGGCCTCTGCAGGGTGCTTCTGCGGTGGCTCCGCCTCTGCCAGCCTTGTGCTGGACCTCAGGCAAGGTCAGAAGGCGGGGGTCGTAAAGATGTCCGGGATGCTGGCGGAGTCTGCGTCCGCTGAAGTCCTCTCCACGTTTAGTGCTGTACTGCTTTACCCCTTACCAGCCAAAAGATAA